One Bradyrhizobium zhanjiangense DNA segment encodes these proteins:
- a CDS encoding transporter has product MAEPAKLVSAITNAEPAIAGLVWAFRLHSDGSTEALPIDQPIEFSHDGRLWLHFNLTDARVRPWIAVSPLPPLARELLLSNDTFQQLHVIDHCVYGVFSDLVREIDCATEETAFLRFAMTEHLLVSGRHQALCSADATRRVLEGGYRVDNVAHLLEKIVDEVADTLDRMADKLGQEIDDIEERILADDSKPEMRRNLGRLRRTCVRLHRQLTGLRVLFHRLDQKNTDHLSPALRIHAGKLAQRLDGLDHDIVELRERSRLLEEELRFKNEEESNRHLHTLSIVTSLLLPPTLITGIFGMNTKGLPLTEVESGFLWAAVLMASSVGAAYLFMRRTGIFK; this is encoded by the coding sequence ATGGCTGAGCCGGCAAAGCTTGTCAGCGCGATAACGAATGCCGAGCCCGCCATTGCCGGTCTCGTGTGGGCCTTCCGTCTGCACAGCGACGGCAGCACTGAGGCGCTGCCGATCGACCAGCCGATCGAGTTCAGCCATGACGGCCGGCTCTGGCTGCATTTCAACCTGACGGATGCGCGCGTGCGGCCGTGGATTGCGGTATCGCCATTGCCGCCGCTCGCGCGCGAGCTGCTGCTGTCGAACGACACGTTCCAGCAGCTTCACGTCATCGATCACTGCGTCTACGGCGTGTTCTCCGACCTCGTGCGCGAGATCGACTGCGCGACGGAAGAGACCGCGTTCCTGCGCTTCGCCATGACCGAGCATCTCCTGGTCAGCGGACGCCATCAGGCGCTGTGCTCGGCGGACGCGACGCGCCGCGTGCTCGAAGGCGGCTACCGGGTCGACAACGTCGCCCATCTCCTCGAAAAGATCGTCGATGAGGTCGCCGACACGCTTGACAGGATGGCCGACAAGCTCGGGCAGGAGATCGACGACATCGAGGAGCGGATCCTCGCCGACGATAGCAAGCCGGAGATGCGCCGCAATCTCGGCCGGCTGCGCCGGACCTGCGTGCGGCTGCATCGTCAGCTCACGGGCCTTCGCGTGCTGTTCCACCGCCTCGACCAGAAGAACACCGACCACCTCTCGCCAGCCTTGCGCATCCACGCCGGCAAGCTGGCGCAGCGGCTGGACGGGCTCGATCACGACATCGTCGAGCTGCGCGAGCGCAGCCGCCTGCTCGAAGAGGAGCTGCGCTTCAAGAACGAGGAGGAGAGCAACCGCCACCTCCACACGCTCTCCATCGTGACCTCGCTGCTGCTGCCGCCGACGCTGATCACCGGCATCTTCGGCATGAACACCAAGGGCCTGCCGCTCACCGAGGTCGAGAGTGGATTTCTCTGGGCGGCCGTTTTGATGGCTTCTTCAGTTGGTGCGGCCTATCTCTTCATGCGGCGGACGGGCATATTCAAGTAA
- a CDS encoding carbohydrate porin, protein MLACTAISTNALAGAKDESAAEGLFPRWFNEWHDGLANKGLNFGATYIADNIANVSGGVKRGAIHFGRLDLSVDADLDKLVGWTGGRFYANALVIYGRGLSRNYVMNLATISEIEALPDQRLYNAYFEQSFFNDRLNIRAGQQAADVEFFDSQTDDLFINGTFGWPAIKASNLPAGGPAPPIAVPGIRIKAALTDKITAYAAVFNGDPSGPGDADPQLRDHHGLAFRVNDPPWVIGQVRFTYDIDVGGRPLAGNFTPGAWKHYGSFDSQRFTAEGVSIADPSGSGIAAKLRGNYGIFAVIEQVLYRPPEVRDNSTSASLPGITAFGRIAYSPPDRNLIDLYMDGGIGFVGFTPGRPLDRFGVAMAYMRISNTARNLDLDTQAFTGIQSPVRSNETLIEMIYEAHVKPGWLIAPYFQYVFRPSGGVPNPNDPTGISRIGDAAVFGVTTTIRY, encoded by the coding sequence ATGCTGGCCTGCACGGCGATAAGCACGAATGCGCTCGCCGGCGCCAAGGACGAGAGCGCGGCTGAGGGGCTGTTTCCAAGATGGTTCAACGAATGGCATGACGGCCTCGCCAACAAGGGCCTGAATTTCGGCGCCACCTATATCGCCGACAACATCGCCAACGTCTCCGGCGGCGTGAAGCGCGGTGCCATCCATTTCGGCCGCCTCGATCTGTCGGTCGATGCCGATCTCGACAAGCTGGTCGGCTGGACTGGCGGCCGCTTCTACGCCAATGCCTTGGTGATCTACGGCCGCGGGCTGTCGCGCAACTACGTAATGAACCTCGCCACCATCAGCGAGATCGAGGCGCTGCCGGACCAGCGGCTCTACAATGCGTATTTCGAGCAAAGCTTCTTCAATGATCGCCTGAACATCAGGGCCGGCCAGCAGGCCGCGGACGTCGAGTTCTTCGACAGCCAGACCGACGACCTCTTCATCAACGGCACCTTCGGCTGGCCGGCGATCAAGGCATCCAATCTTCCGGCCGGCGGCCCGGCGCCACCGATCGCGGTGCCCGGCATTCGTATCAAGGCGGCGCTGACGGACAAGATCACGGCCTACGCCGCGGTCTTCAATGGTGATCCCTCAGGGCCGGGCGATGCCGATCCGCAATTGCGCGACCACCATGGCCTTGCGTTTCGTGTCAACGATCCGCCCTGGGTGATCGGGCAGGTCCGCTTCACCTACGACATCGATGTCGGCGGCCGTCCGCTCGCGGGCAATTTCACACCGGGCGCCTGGAAGCATTATGGCTCGTTCGACAGCCAGCGTTTTACCGCCGAGGGCGTCTCGATCGCCGATCCCAGCGGCAGCGGCATTGCTGCAAAACTTCGCGGCAACTACGGAATCTTCGCGGTGATCGAGCAGGTGCTTTATCGTCCGCCCGAGGTGAGGGACAACAGCACCTCAGCCTCGCTCCCTGGCATCACGGCGTTCGGCCGTATCGCCTACAGCCCGCCGGACCGCAATCTGATCGACCTGTACATGGACGGCGGCATCGGCTTCGTCGGCTTCACGCCTGGCCGTCCCCTCGACCGATTCGGCGTGGCGATGGCCTACATGCGGATTTCGAACACCGCACGCAATCTCGATCTCGACACGCAGGCCTTCACGGGCATCCAGAGTCCGGTGCGCAGCAACGAGACCCTGATCGAGATGATCTACGAGGCGCACGTCAAGCCGGGCTGGCTGATCGCGCCTTACTTTCAGTACGTGTTCCGCCCCTCTGGCGGCGTCCCGAACCCGAACGATCCGACCGGCATCTCGCGGATCGGTGACGCCGCGGTGTTCGGCGTCACCACCACGATCAGGTACTAG
- a CDS encoding enoyl-CoA hydratase, protein MEMLNHHCGVTRDARGVVHVAICKAGPLNILGSPVTDAMREGLQRLATDRNIRVVVLRGQSEKSMIGGADIKEMAKLDQKSAEAFISRLRDLCEAVRAFPAPVIARMPGWCLGGGLEVAAACDFRIAAHDAHFGMPEVRVGIPSVIHAALLPRLIGWARARWLVMTAENIDAATALAWGLVDKVAPEGGLDAEIEHVVKALLECGPEALRSQKALLRQWEELPLTESVNLSVKVFGESFLTDEPTRLMQAFVNRKR, encoded by the coding sequence ATGGAAATGCTCAATCACCACTGCGGCGTGACGCGTGACGCGCGCGGCGTCGTTCACGTCGCGATCTGCAAGGCCGGCCCACTCAACATTCTCGGCTCGCCCGTGACCGATGCCATGCGCGAAGGCTTGCAGCGGCTTGCCACCGACCGCAACATCCGCGTCGTGGTGCTGCGCGGCCAGAGCGAGAAGAGCATGATCGGCGGCGCCGACATCAAGGAGATGGCCAAGCTCGACCAGAAGTCGGCCGAAGCCTTCATCAGCCGCCTGCGCGATCTCTGTGAGGCCGTACGCGCCTTCCCGGCTCCGGTGATCGCGCGCATGCCCGGCTGGTGCCTCGGCGGCGGGCTCGAGGTCGCCGCCGCCTGCGACTTCCGCATCGCCGCGCATGATGCGCATTTCGGCATGCCGGAGGTGCGCGTCGGCATCCCCTCGGTGATCCATGCCGCGCTGCTGCCGCGCCTGATTGGCTGGGCCCGCGCGCGCTGGCTGGTGATGACGGCGGAGAACATCGACGCAGCCACCGCGCTGGCCTGGGGCCTGGTCGATAAAGTCGCGCCGGAAGGCGGGCTGGATGCCGAGATCGAGCACGTCGTGAAGGCGTTGCTCGAATGCGGCCCCGAGGCGCTGAGGTCGCAGAAGGCGCTGCTGCGGCAATGGGAGGAGTTGCCGCTGACGGAGTCGGTGAATTTGAGCGTGAAGGTGTTCGGCGAGTCGTTCCTGACGGACGAGCCGACGCGGCTCATGCAGGCGTTCGTGAACAGGAAGCGGTGA
- a CDS encoding IclR family transcriptional regulator has translation MTTRIEKDGPLDRAFAIVRHVADQRKAVSAAEIAKALSLPLPTAHRLIGNLEDRGLLQKALGTKRYVVGNQLVTLSATVIGAAFRTARRHAVLRAVAGEIGEQCEIGVVRDNVVAYVDSVRVSEPQGLQFNPGEAAPLHCTSTGKIYMSRLPERTRAKLCRALPLTKFTETTIVDVHGLMKVLEDTRQRGWAKTNEEYVKGVVGCAVPILSPDRELIACLGVSVPVARVSFVELDRFIPPLQKAAALLSETILQVD, from the coding sequence ATGACGACGCGCATTGAGAAGGACGGGCCATTGGATCGTGCCTTCGCGATCGTTCGGCACGTTGCCGACCAACGCAAAGCCGTCTCAGCGGCAGAGATCGCAAAGGCTCTCTCGCTGCCTCTTCCAACGGCACACAGGTTGATCGGAAATCTCGAGGACCGCGGACTGCTACAGAAGGCGTTGGGGACCAAGCGTTACGTTGTGGGAAACCAGCTCGTCACACTATCCGCCACTGTCATCGGAGCGGCCTTCCGCACTGCGCGGCGGCATGCGGTGCTTCGGGCGGTTGCGGGAGAAATCGGCGAACAATGCGAGATCGGCGTCGTACGCGACAATGTCGTTGCCTATGTCGACAGCGTTCGCGTTTCGGAGCCGCAAGGCCTTCAGTTCAATCCGGGAGAGGCCGCGCCGTTACACTGCACGTCGACCGGAAAAATCTACATGAGCAGACTGCCCGAGCGGACCCGGGCGAAGTTGTGCCGCGCACTACCTTTGACCAAATTCACGGAAACGACGATCGTCGACGTCCACGGGCTGATGAAGGTCCTGGAGGACACGCGGCAACGAGGCTGGGCCAAAACCAACGAAGAGTATGTGAAGGGAGTTGTGGGGTGTGCCGTCCCCATTCTGTCACCGGATCGAGAATTGATAGCTTGCTTGGGTGTCTCTGTGCCGGTGGCGCGCGTGAGCTTCGTCGAACTGGACCGGTTCATACCGCCGCTTCAAAAGGCTGCCGCTCTGCTGTCGGAGACCATTCTGCAGGTTGATTGA
- a CDS encoding amino acid ABC transporter substrate-binding protein has translation MKKLVQVLGLLPGLLVSGLLAVSPSPSAAADSPTLDKIKSSGAITIGYREASIPFSYLGPDQKPIGFSLDLCAAIVDRIKEELKLPDLKVNYTPVNSSNRIPLIQSGTVDIECGGTANDKKRQEQVSFSVATFVSQPRWLVKAASGVKAAGDLKGKTIVVTQGSNAVGFAQSVNAKEQLGLNIVQAKDHAESFLMLNTGRAAAFMEDDILLAGLKAAAPNPDALLFLPEGYAKIYYGLMFAKGDAGFKRLVDDVLSKQMASGQFDKTYAKWFTKPIPPKGENLAFPLTDELMARIAHPSDAVD, from the coding sequence ATGAAGAAGCTTGTTCAGGTGCTCGGACTTCTCCCAGGACTCCTGGTTTCAGGACTCCTGGCCGTCAGCCCAAGCCCCTCCGCAGCAGCCGACAGCCCGACGCTTGATAAGATCAAATCCAGCGGCGCAATCACGATCGGCTACCGTGAGGCTTCGATACCGTTCTCGTACCTCGGGCCCGATCAGAAGCCCATCGGCTTCTCGCTCGATCTCTGCGCGGCGATCGTCGATCGCATCAAGGAGGAGCTGAAGTTGCCCGACCTCAAGGTCAACTACACGCCGGTGAACTCCTCGAACCGGATTCCGCTGATCCAGAGCGGGACGGTCGACATCGAATGCGGCGGCACTGCGAACGACAAGAAGCGGCAGGAACAGGTCTCGTTTTCCGTCGCGACGTTCGTCAGCCAGCCGCGATGGCTCGTCAAGGCCGCCAGTGGCGTAAAGGCCGCCGGCGATCTGAAAGGCAAGACGATTGTCGTCACGCAAGGCTCCAACGCGGTAGGTTTCGCGCAGAGCGTCAACGCCAAGGAGCAACTCGGCCTCAACATCGTCCAGGCCAAGGACCACGCGGAATCCTTCCTGATGCTGAACACCGGCCGTGCGGCCGCCTTCATGGAAGACGATATCCTCCTCGCCGGGCTCAAGGCTGCGGCGCCGAATCCGGATGCGCTCTTGTTCCTCCCCGAGGGTTACGCAAAGATCTATTATGGACTGATGTTCGCGAAGGGTGATGCCGGCTTCAAGCGCCTCGTCGACGACGTTCTTTCTAAACAAATGGCGTCCGGCCAATTCGACAAGACCTACGCGAAATGGTTCACCAAGCCGATCCCGCCCAAGGGTGAGAA
- a CDS encoding PaaI family thioesterase, with amino-acid sequence MTQADQLDLFSPDQRRERVVDWQAPAPVAKVVMGLSGMDAMLGIRDGRLPPPPFAKLIGFTMAVVEPGRIVMELEPREDLENTIGLLHGATAAGLLDTAMGCAISTRLEAGQGSVTLDLKLTFLRPLSVRSGLISAEGKVIKLGRQTSYTEGFVRDGKGALAVHATATFSMIGNNLTAN; translated from the coding sequence ATGACCCAAGCCGATCAACTTGACCTGTTTTCGCCCGACCAGCGGCGCGAGCGCGTGGTGGATTGGCAGGCGCCTGCGCCGGTTGCGAAAGTGGTGATGGGCCTGTCGGGCATGGACGCCATGCTGGGCATTCGCGACGGCCGCCTGCCGCCGCCGCCCTTCGCAAAACTGATCGGCTTCACGATGGCCGTGGTCGAGCCGGGCCGGATCGTCATGGAACTAGAGCCGCGTGAAGACCTCGAAAATACCATCGGCCTCCTGCACGGCGCGACCGCCGCGGGGTTGTTGGATACGGCCATGGGGTGCGCGATCTCGACCCGGTTGGAGGCCGGGCAGGGCTCCGTGACCCTCGATTTGAAGCTGACCTTCCTGCGTCCGCTCTCGGTCCGTTCGGGGCTGATCTCGGCCGAAGGCAAGGTGATCAAGCTGGGGCGCCAGACCAGCTATACCGAAGGCTTCGTTCGCGACGGGAAGGGCGCGCTGGCGGTGCATGCAACTGCAACCTTTTCTATGATCGGCAACAATCTAACTGCGAATTAA
- a CDS encoding aminotransferase class V-fold PLP-dependent enzyme produces the protein MSRHYDVDAVRKEFPAVERMVYLDSGFQTPLARPVKAAIELFLREGFETAGPKSVWLDRVEQTRAKVARFLGVAADEIAFTKNTSESMNIAANALPLRAGDNVLMIHGDHPNNVYAFLHLQRKGVEVRFIPMTDIVDADSFAPFIDENTRAISMSHVTFHAGHRFDIESVGAMCARKKLYFVVDVMQSIGVVPVNAKAIGASFVGSGSHKGLLVPQGLGLLYWDKALKELEPAYLAAASLAEIPDDLIARPDKMAPSPTAGRFELGNFNLPAVHALGASLDMIEQIGGQNIQNHCFDLGDHLIARLDELDIRLVGPRERKHRAPHIYVIALPPSDWLGHFEENDVRVSPERDGIRVSLGMFNTANDIDRLIDVIRRRGLGRPSAAA, from the coding sequence ATGTCTCGTCACTACGACGTGGACGCTGTGAGGAAGGAATTCCCCGCTGTCGAACGGATGGTCTATCTGGACTCCGGGTTTCAAACGCCGCTTGCGCGCCCGGTAAAGGCCGCGATCGAGCTCTTCCTTCGCGAGGGCTTCGAGACGGCCGGCCCGAAAAGCGTCTGGCTCGACCGGGTGGAGCAGACCCGCGCCAAGGTCGCTCGCTTTCTCGGCGTGGCCGCGGATGAAATCGCCTTCACGAAAAATACGTCGGAAAGCATGAACATCGCGGCAAACGCACTGCCGCTCCGGGCCGGCGACAATGTCCTGATGATCCACGGCGATCATCCGAACAACGTCTACGCGTTCCTCCATCTGCAACGGAAGGGCGTCGAGGTCCGCTTCATCCCGATGACCGATATCGTCGATGCCGACAGCTTTGCTCCTTTCATCGACGAAAACACGCGCGCAATTTCGATGTCGCATGTCACCTTCCACGCCGGTCACCGCTTCGACATCGAGAGCGTCGGCGCGATGTGCGCCAGGAAGAAACTCTACTTCGTCGTGGACGTGATGCAGTCGATCGGCGTCGTGCCTGTCAACGCGAAGGCGATTGGCGCGAGCTTCGTCGGCTCCGGAAGCCACAAGGGACTGCTGGTTCCGCAAGGGCTCGGGCTTCTCTATTGGGACAAGGCGCTCAAAGAGCTGGAGCCGGCCTATCTGGCTGCCGCGAGCCTCGCCGAGATCCCTGATGATCTCATCGCGCGCCCGGACAAGATGGCGCCCTCGCCCACCGCTGGGCGGTTCGAGCTGGGCAACTTCAATCTGCCCGCGGTCCATGCACTGGGTGCTTCCCTCGACATGATCGAGCAGATCGGGGGGCAGAACATCCAGAACCACTGCTTTGATCTCGGCGATCACCTCATCGCGCGCCTGGACGAGCTGGACATCCGCCTCGTTGGCCCGCGCGAGCGAAAGCATCGCGCTCCGCACATCTACGTCATCGCCCTGCCCCCATCGGACTGGCTCGGCCATTTCGAGGAGAACGATGTGCGCGTATCGCCCGAACGAGATGGCATTCGCGTCTCGCTCGGCATGTTCAACACCGCCAACGACATCGATCGCCTGATCGATGTCATCCGTCGGCGAGGGCTCGGACGCCCTTCCGCCGCAGCTTGA
- a CDS encoding acetyl-CoA C-acyltransferase, whose product MAEAADPVVIVSAVRTPLGRFMGELSPFPAHKLGSHVIGAALERAKLVPEKVDEVFMGCVLPAGQGQAPARQAARSAGLPDATGATTVNKVCGSGMKATMLAHDIIRAGSADIVVSGGMESMSNAPYLLAKARGGYRAGHDRIIDHMMMDGLEDAYETGRSMGDFGEATAEAYQFTRKDQDAYAMETLSRARKAVEGGAFKAEIAPITLTEKAGPRIIANDEHPLKVDPAKIPGLKPAFRANGTITPAASSANADGAAALVLTKRSLADRSGLPVLAEIKGHATHSQEPQWFTTAPIPAIRKLLDKVGWSASEVDLFEINEAFAVVAMAAQRDLGIPRDKLNINGGACALGHPIGATGARLIVTLLHALEAQNLKRGVAALCIGGGEATAIAVERLAH is encoded by the coding sequence ATGGCCGAAGCCGCCGATCCCGTCGTCATCGTCTCCGCCGTTCGCACCCCGCTCGGCCGCTTCATGGGCGAATTGTCGCCCTTCCCCGCGCACAAGCTCGGATCGCACGTGATCGGCGCGGCGCTGGAGCGCGCAAAACTTGTGCCCGAGAAGGTCGACGAGGTCTTCATGGGCTGCGTGCTGCCGGCCGGTCAAGGCCAGGCACCGGCACGCCAGGCCGCGCGCTCGGCCGGCCTGCCCGATGCCACTGGCGCCACCACCGTGAACAAGGTCTGCGGCTCCGGCATGAAAGCGACCATGCTGGCGCACGACATCATCCGCGCCGGCTCGGCCGACATCGTCGTCTCCGGCGGCATGGAGAGCATGAGCAATGCGCCGTATCTTTTGGCCAAGGCGCGCGGCGGCTACCGCGCCGGCCATGACCGCATCATCGACCATATGATGATGGACGGGCTGGAGGACGCCTACGAGACCGGCCGCTCCATGGGTGATTTCGGCGAGGCCACCGCGGAAGCCTACCAGTTCACCCGCAAGGACCAGGACGCCTACGCGATGGAGACACTCAGCCGCGCGCGCAAGGCCGTCGAGGGTGGCGCGTTCAAGGCCGAGATCGCGCCGATCACGCTCACCGAGAAAGCGGGTCCCCGCATCATCGCCAATGACGAGCATCCGCTGAAGGTCGATCCCGCAAAAATCCCCGGCTTGAAGCCGGCATTCCGCGCCAACGGCACGATCACGCCGGCGGCCTCCTCCGCCAATGCCGACGGCGCTGCCGCGCTGGTGCTGACCAAGCGCTCGCTCGCCGATCGGAGCGGCCTGCCGGTTCTGGCCGAGATCAAGGGCCACGCCACCCACAGCCAGGAGCCGCAATGGTTCACCACGGCGCCGATCCCGGCGATCCGCAAGCTGCTCGACAAGGTCGGCTGGAGCGCAAGCGAGGTCGATCTGTTCGAGATCAATGAGGCCTTCGCCGTGGTGGCGATGGCGGCGCAGCGCGATCTCGGCATTCCCCGCGACAAGCTCAACATCAACGGCGGCGCTTGCGCGCTCGGCCATCCCATCGGCGCGACCGGCGCGCGGCTGATCGTGACGCTGCTACATGCGCTGGAGGCGCAGAACCTCAAGCGCGGCGTCGCGGCGCTCTGCATCGGCGGCGGCGAAGCCACGGCGATTGCCGTGGAGCGGCTGGCGCATTGA
- a CDS encoding MFS transporter has protein sequence MISNWLAAALSRRNIHYGWVMVGVTFLAALISAGTVGAPGVFIVPLQQEFGWSTAEISSALSIRFILFGLMAPFAAALLNRYGLRNVTLAAQLIVVSALVLSLGMTEVWQLIALWGVVIGIGTGMTALVLGATIATRWFAARRGLVVGIMTASVATGQLVFLPLLASLTERFGWRLALGFVCIMLGVSALAVLLAMRDRPSDVGLRPFGDEGTAPLPAPPVSQGSITGVALGTLRDASKSTAFWILFATFFVCGASTNGLVQVHLIPMCLDFGIPQVQAASLLAAMGIFDFFGTIMSGWLSDRYDNRWLLFWYYGLRGLSLIFLPFSDFSFYGLSVFAMFYGLDWIATVPPTVRLTAQKFGPERANLVFGWIFAGHQLGAGTAAFGAGFSRTVYQSYLPAFFIAGALCVFASLIVLALSRQPKPKPQAAMA, from the coding sequence ATGATCTCGAACTGGCTCGCGGCAGCACTTTCCCGCCGCAACATCCACTACGGCTGGGTGATGGTCGGCGTGACCTTCCTCGCCGCGCTGATCAGCGCCGGCACGGTCGGTGCGCCCGGCGTGTTCATCGTTCCCCTGCAACAGGAGTTCGGCTGGAGCACGGCGGAGATTTCCTCCGCGCTATCGATCCGCTTCATCCTGTTCGGGCTGATGGCCCCGTTCGCGGCCGCTCTGCTCAACCGCTACGGCCTGCGCAACGTCACGCTGGCCGCACAGCTGATCGTCGTGTCGGCGCTCGTGCTCTCGCTCGGCATGACCGAGGTCTGGCAGCTCATCGCGCTGTGGGGCGTGGTCATCGGGATCGGCACCGGCATGACTGCCTTGGTGCTGGGCGCAACCATTGCCACGCGCTGGTTCGCCGCAAGACGCGGCCTCGTCGTCGGCATCATGACGGCGAGCGTCGCCACGGGCCAGCTCGTGTTCCTGCCGCTGCTCGCAAGCCTCACCGAGCGCTTCGGCTGGCGTCTCGCGCTCGGCTTCGTCTGCATCATGCTCGGCGTCTCGGCCCTGGCAGTCCTGCTCGCGATGCGCGACCGGCCGAGCGATGTCGGCCTGCGCCCGTTCGGCGATGAAGGCACCGCGCCCCTGCCCGCTCCGCCCGTGAGCCAGGGCTCGATCACCGGCGTTGCGCTCGGCACGCTGCGCGACGCCTCGAAGTCGACTGCGTTCTGGATCCTGTTTGCGACCTTCTTCGTCTGCGGTGCCTCGACCAATGGTCTCGTCCAGGTGCACCTGATCCCGATGTGCCTCGATTTCGGCATCCCACAAGTGCAGGCGGCGAGCCTGTTAGCTGCGATGGGCATCTTCGATTTCTTCGGCACGATCATGTCGGGCTGGCTGTCGGACCGCTACGACAACCGCTGGCTCTTGTTCTGGTACTACGGCCTGCGCGGGCTCTCGCTGATCTTCCTGCCCTTCAGCGATTTCTCGTTCTACGGCCTGTCGGTGTTCGCGATGTTCTATGGACTCGACTGGATCGCCACGGTACCGCCGACCGTGCGCCTCACAGCTCAAAAATTCGGACCCGAGCGCGCCAATCTGGTGTTCGGCTGGATCTTTGCCGGCCATCAGCTCGGTGCCGGTACTGCCGCCTTCGGTGCCGGTTTTTCGCGGACGGTCTATCAGAGCTATTTGCCCGCCTTCTTCATCGCCGGCGCGCTGTGCGTGTTCGCTTCGCTGATCGTGCTGGCTCTGTCGCGGCAACCCAAGCCGAAGCCGCAAGCGGCAATGGCCTAG